A single region of the Nicotiana sylvestris chromosome 6, ASM39365v2, whole genome shotgun sequence genome encodes:
- the LOC104244987 gene encoding leucine-rich repeat extensin-like protein 4, giving the protein MNMHHFAGHSSGLNTLFYLVIFLILFNASTTYQISNSSNDHLGVPNIEYTNRRKLLSYNGDILAINPSLNFGNLRLKNAYIALQAWKEATLSDPHNITANWIGSNVCNYTGVFCWPSLDEPSELTVAGIDINHGDIAGTLPHELGLLYDIALFHINSNRFCGTIPESFLNLKLLFELDVSNNRFVGKFPDVVVQLPNLRFLDLRFNEFEGELPRQVFERSFDALFINNNRFSSELPDNFGNSPVSVMVLANNNFQGCIPVSLGKMAKTLNELLLINNNFHSCLPNEIGMLKNLTVLDLSYNQIVGTLPESIGNMESLEQLNLGHNMLSGKISDNICRLPNLKKFVYDNNYFSEESPACLNLNAFADQQNCLRGRPMQRPALDCQRFLSKKVDCNTFKCALPPPLPTPPPTNCCSCSPPPQPSPPAPSPLPSPPLPSPSPPPPTEPPPSPPPPLSPPISSPPPPTPCNASPPPPPPSCTPPPTFSPPPPSISSPPPPPSPPPPTQISSSPPPPNIPPPRPSPPPCAEQAIPPSQDMSPPSP; this is encoded by the coding sequence atgaacATGCACCATTTTGCAGGCCATAGTTCTGGCCTAAACACATTATTCTACCTAGTCATTTTCCTTATTCTCTTCAATGCATCCACCACTTATCAAATATCTAATTCTAGTAATGATCATTTGGGGGTCCCTAATATCGAATATACTAACCGTAGAAAGCTCTTATCCTACAATGGTGATATTCTTGCCATCAATCCATCACTTAATTTTGGGAATTTAAGGTTAAAGAATGCATACATTGCATTACAAGCTTGGAAAGAAGCCACTCTTTCTGATCCTCACAATATAACCGCGAATTGGATAGGATCTAATGTGTGTAACTACACTGGAGTTTTCTGTTGGCCATCTCTTGATGAACCCTCTGAACTTACAGTTGCTGGTATCGATATCAACCATGGCGATATAGCTGGTACTCTTCCACATGAATTAGGCCTGTTATATGATATTGCATTGTTTCATATAAACTCAAATAGGTTTTGTGGTACTATCCCTGAGAGTTTCTTGAATTTGAAGCTCCTTTTTGAGTTAGATGTTAGTAATAATCGGTTCGTTGGCAAGTTCCCTGATGTGGTTGTCCAATTGCCTAACTTGAGGTTTCTTGATTTGAGGTTCAATGAGTTTGAAGGTGAGTTACCAAGGCAAGTTTTTGAAAGGAGTTTTGATGCTTTGTTTATTAACAATAACAGATTTTCTTCTGAGTTGCCTGATAACTTTGGGAATTCGCCTGTTTCTGTCATGGTTTTGGCAAATAACAATTTTCAAGGATGTATACCTGTTAGTTTGGGCAAAATGGCTAAAACATTGAATGAATTGCTTCTTATAAATAACAATTTTCATtcatgtttgcctaatgagatTGGAATGCTGAAGAACTTGACAGTGTTGGATTTGAGTTATAATCAAATTGTTGGTACTTTACCTGAGAGTATTGGAAATATGGAGagtttggagcagttgaatttgGGTCATAATATGTTGTCTGGGAAGATATCTGACAACATATGTAGACTTCCAAATTTGAAGAAGTTTGTCTATGACAACAACTACTTTTCAGAAGAGAGTCCAGCTTGTCTAAATCTGAATGCATTTGCTGATCAACAGAATTGTCTTAGAGGAAGGCCTATGCAAAGACCTGCATTGGATTGCCAGAGATTTTTGTCTAAAAAAGTTGATTGTAACACTTTCAAATGTGCATTACCACCTCCATTACCTACCCCTCCACCAACCAATTGTTGTTCTTGTTCACCTCCACCACAACCATCACCGCCCGCACCATCTCCTCTCCCATCACCGCCACTGCCATCACCATCTCCACCGCCACCTACTGAGCCGCCACCATCTCCACCGCCACCTTTATCACCTCCAATTTCTTCTCCACCACCTCCAACTCCTTGCAATGCTAGTCCACCGCCACCTCCACCAAGCTGTACACCACCTCCTACATTCTCTCCACCTCCACCAAGCATATCATCGCCTCCGCCACCACCTTCTCCACCCCCACCAACTCAAATCTCTTCTTCACCTCCACCACCAAACATTCCACCACCACGACCTTCACCTCCACCATGTGCAGAACAGGCAATACCACCAAGTCAAGATATGTCTCCTCCTTCACCTTGA
- the LOC138871308 gene encoding uncharacterized protein → MLYGVECWPVKNSHVQKMRVARMRMLRWMCGCTKRYRIKNEAIRDRVGVTSAEDKMRESRPRWFGHIKRRSIDAPVRRCERLAMESLRRDRGRPKKYWGKVIRQDMALLQLTEDMIIDRRGGGRRLR, encoded by the coding sequence ATGCTGTATGGggttgagtgttggccagtcaagaactcccacgtgcagaagatgagagtagcaaggatgaggatgttgagatggatgtgtgggtgtACCAAGAGATATAGGATTAAGAATGAAGCTATCCGAGACAGAGTGGGAGTAACCTCCgcggaggacaagatgcgggaatcGAGGCCGAGATGGTTCGGACATATTAAGAGAAGGAGCATTGATGCTCCtgtcaggaggtgtgagaggttggctatggagagtttgagaagagatcgaggtaggcctaagaaaTACTGGGGaaaggtgattaggcaggacatggcgctGCTTCAGCTTACTGAGGACATGATCATTGATAGGAGGGGTGGAGGTCGACgattaaggtag